GTCAACGGCATCACCATGGCCGCGAACATGATCGAATCCGGCCAGATCAAGTACGCCCTGATTGTTGCCGGCGAGGACGCGCAGGGCACCCAGGAAGCCACCTTCAAGCGGCTGAACAGCCCCGATTCCACCCGCCAGGATTACCTGCGCGAGTTCGCCACGCTCACTCTGGGCTCCGGCGCCGCTGCCGCTGTGATTGGACGCGCCGACGACCATCCGGGCTCGCACCGCATTGTGGGCGGAGTTTCCCGGGCCGGCACCCAGCACCATGAACTGTGCGTAGGCGGTGTCGACGGCATGTATACGGACACCAAGGGCCTGCTGGACGGCGGTCTGGAACTCGTGGTGGACGCCTGGAACGAGGCCCATGATGACAAGGGCTGGGATTGGCGTTCCATGGACCGCTATGTCACCCACCAGGTCTCCAACTCGTACACCAACGCCATCATCAAGGCCGTGGACCTGGTCCGGGAACGGGTTCCCATCACGTTCCCGCGCTGGGGCAACGTGGGACCGGCATCGCTGCCGATGACCCTGGCCCAGGAAGCCCGGACGCTGAACCCGGGCGACCGGGTGCTGTGCATGGGCGTGGGCTCGGGCCTGAACACCACCATGATGGAGATTGCGTGGTAGCGCAGCTCTGGCCCGGTGTCCCGGAATCCTGGTCTTCCTTTGTCCAGGTGCCCTCGACGGCGGCCGTTGACCGTCCCGAAACCGTTCACAAGTGGCATGTGCTGGACAACGGCCCGGAGCTGGCCGCCCGCGGCGTAGAACCCGCCGGCACCCTGCTGTGCGTCCACGGAAACCCCACCTGGTCCTACCTCTGGCGCAGCCTGCTCGCTGCCGGCTCTGAAGCTGAGCAGCCGTGGCGGGTCATCGCCGTCGACCAGCTTGACATGGGCTTCTCCGCCCGGACCGGCGCCTTCCGCCGGCTCGAGGACCGCATCACGGACCTTGGGGACCTCACGGACGCGATGGGCCTGACTGGCAAAGTCATCACCGTGGGCCATGACTGGGGCGGTGTCATCTCCCTGGGCTGGGCGCTGAAGCACCGCAGCCAGCTCGCCGGGATCATCCTGACCAACACCGCGGTGCATCCGGCCGGCTTTGATGTGCCGCCCGCACTGCGCCTTGCCCTGCATCCGGCCGTCCACGGCTGGGGCACCCAAACCACTGACGCGTTCATCCGGGTCACGCACTCCCTGGCCCAGCCGGCGCTGGCTCCGGACGTACGGGCCGCCTTCGCCGCACCGTACCGCGGCTCCGCCCGGCGGAAGGGTGTCGCCAACTTTGTCGCCGACATCCCGGCCGACTCCACGCATCCGAGCTGGCGCACCCTGAACCGGGTGGCCGACGGCATCAAGCGCCTCGACGTGCCCGCGCTGTTGCTGTGGGGCCCCAAGGACCCGGTCTTCTCGGACCGCTACCTGCGGGACCTGATGGACCGCCTGCCCCAGGCCGACGTGCACCGCTTCGAAGGTGCCAGCCACCTGCTGCCCGAAGACGTGGACATCACCGCCCCCGTGTTCAGCTGGCTGGAGAAGGGCCCGGGCACCGAAAACCGGGAAATCCGCAACCGCAATGTTGCCGGCCTGTCCGTCTTCCGGCCCATGCTGGCCGAACTGGACGAGCGCGACGGCGACTCCTCCCCCGCCGTCGTCGACATGGCCCCGCTGGGCGCACCGGCCGGCACTCCGCCGGCCACCCTGTCCTGGGCGGAGCTCGCGGCCCGGGTCAACCAGCTGGCCGCCGGGCTGTCCGCCGCCGGCGTCCGCGCCGGGGACCGCGTCAACCTGCTCGTGCCGCCGGGCATTGAACTGACCTCGCTGATTTATGCCTGCCTGCGGCTGGGCGCCGTCATCGTGGTCGCCGACGCCGGACTGGGCACCAAGGGCATGGGCCGCGCTATCAAGGGCGCCGGACCGGCATACATCGTCGGCATCGAACGTGCCCTGACCGGTGCGCGTCTTTTCGGCTGGCCGGGCATCCGGATCAGCGCCGAAACGCTGTCCCCCGCCAAGGCCCGGCTGCTGGGCGTCAAGCACTCCGTGCCCGAACTGATCGCCGCCGGCAAGGACGCATCGGCTGGCAAGGACCCCGACGAGCCGTGGCTGCGCACCGATCCCGACGCCGATGCCGCCGTGCTGTTCACCTCCGGCTCCACGGGCCCGGCCAAGGGCGTGGTGTACACGCACCGCCAGCTCACCGCCATGCGCGATGCCCTGAAGAACACCTATAACCTGCGGGCCGGCACCTCGCTGGTGGCCGGGTTTGCGCCGTTTGCCCTGCTGGGTCCGGCGCTGGGCGCCACGTCCGTCACCCCGGACATGGACGTCACCTCGCCGCGCACCCTCACCGCTGCTGCATTGGCCGACGCCGCTGCCGCCGTCAACGCGACCACCGTGTTCGCGTCTCCGGCGGCTCTGGGAAATGTACTGGCCACCTCGGCTGACCTGACCGAGGACCAGCGCAAGGCACTGCAGCAGGTGGAACTGCTGCTCTCCGCCGGAGCTCCCATTCCCGAACCGCTGCTGGCACGGGTCTCCGCCCTGACGCCCAACGCCGAGCTGCACACCCCGTACGGAATGACCGAAGCACTGCCGGTGACCGACATCAGCCTGGACGAAATCCGGGCCGCCGGTGCCGGCAACGGTGTCTGCGTGGGCACCCCGGTGTCCGAAGCGCAGGTGGCCATCGCCGCCCTGTCACCCGAGGGAACCGTTGGCGACACACCGCTGGTGGAGCCGAACCTCACCGGCGAAATCCTGGTCTCCGCCCCGCACGTCAAGGACCGCTACGACCGCCTGTGGATCACTGAGTCCAAGAGTTCGTCGCTGCCGGGCTGGCACCGCACCGGCGACGTCGGGCATCTGGACGAGCAGGGCCGGCTCTGGGTGGAAGGCCGCCTCGGCCACATCCTGACCACGCCCGGCGGCGTGGTCACCCCTGTCGCCGCCGAACAGGCCGCGGAGTCCGTGGCTGCTGTGGGCCGTGCCGCCGTCGTCGGCGTGGGACCGGCCGGAGCACAGGTACCGGTGGCCGTGCTGGAACTGACCGACCCCGTCCGCCGTCCCGGTACTGCCCCGCAGGATCTGGCCGCCGCGGTGCGGACCGCTGTCGCCGCCGGCGCCGGACTGGAGCTGGCGGCGGTCCTGGTGCTGCCGGCCATGCCCACCGACATCCGGCATAATTCCAAGATTGACCGCACGGCCCTGGCGGGCTGGGCGGAGACGATCCTGGCCGGCGGAAGCGCCAAGGTGCCGGGCACGGGCGGACGCAAATGAGTTCTGTTCCCACTCCTGCTGCACCGCGGCGGGTCCTGGTGACCGGTGCCAGCGGCCTGCTCGGCGGCGCCGTGGCCCGGCTGCTGGCGGAGAAGGGCCATACGGTCCGGACCCTGCAGCGCACACCGATGTCCGGGACCGGGACTGTTGGTATGGAGTCCGTCGCCGGCTCCGTCGCCGACCCGGCGGCCGCAGCGCGCGCTGTGGCGGGGATGGACGCCGTCGTGCATCTGGCGGCGAAGGTTTCCTTCACCGGCGAGTGGCAGGACTTCGTGGACACCAACATCACCGGAACGCGCACGCTGATCGATGCGGCGAAGGGTGCCGGGGTCCGGGACTTCGTGTTTGTCTCCTCTCCGTCGGTGGCGCATTTCGGTGAGCCCATTGCCGGCGCCGGTGCAGGTACGGCCGACCCCGAGCGGGCACGCGGCTTCTATGCCCGGTCCAAGGCCGCGGCTGAGCTGCTGGCGCTGGCGGAGGATTCGCCGTCGTTCCGCGTGGGAGCCATCCGCCCGCACATTGTCTGGGGGCCGGGTGACACGCAGCTGGTGGAGCGGGTCATCGACCGCGCGCGGTCCGGCCGGCTGCCGCTGCTCAACGGCGGCACCGCGCTGATCGACACCACGTACATTGCCAACGCCGCGGCCGCCATTGTCCGCGGACTCGAACGCATGGACCACGCGCACGGGCAGGCGCTGGTGGTGACCAACGGCGAGCCCCGCCCGGTGGGGGAACTGCTGGCGGGGATCTGCACCGCCGCCGGCGTCACCCCGCCGGCGTGGAGTGTTCCGGGCTGGCTGGCCCGCGGCGCCGGATCCGTGATCGAACGCGCCTGGCTGGCCGCCGGAACCCGCGGACTGGTGCACGACGAGCCGCCCATGACGCGTTTCCTCGCCGAGCAGCTCTCCACGTCGCACTGGTTTGACCAGCGCCGCACCCGCGAAGTGCTGGACTGGACGCCGGAGGTTACGGTGGAGGACGGCATGCGCCGGCTCGCTGCCCACTACGGCGGCGCCTCGGCCTAACTGCGCCGGCTGCGTCAGCCAACCGTTACGTCACGACCGCTTCACTGCAGAGGAACCCCATGGACAGCGTCAAGGTTATTGAGAACTGGCCGGTCGAGCATGCCGCCGCTGCCGTCATTCTGGCTGACGGCAGCGTGGCCGGCACGCATGGCGACGTCGAACGGCGCTTTCCGCTGGCCTCGGTCACCAAGCTCCTGACGGCGTACAGCATGCTGGTGGCCCTTGACGAAGGGGCGCTGGAACTGGACCAGCCTGCCGGGCCGGAGGGCTCCACCGTGCGGCACCTGCTGGCGCACTCGGCCGGGTATGACTTCGCCGACCGCACCGTCCGCTACGCACCGGGCACCCGGCGGCTGTATTCGAACGCAGGCTTCGAGGTGCTGGGCGAAACCCTGGAGGAAGCCACGGGCATTTCCATGGCCGACTACCTCCGCGAGGGTGTGCTGGCTCCCCTGGGCATGACCTCCACTACGTTGGAGGGTTCCCCTGCTGCCGGCGCGGTCTCCACCGTGGCCGACCTTTCCCGTTTCGCCGCCGAACTGCAGAACCCGGCGCTCACGGCTCCCGGCCGTCTGGCCGAGGCAACCACCGTGGTGTTCCCAGGCCTGGCCGGGGTCCTTCCCGGTTTCGGCCGGCAGAAGGAGAACGACTGGGGGCTGGGCTTCGAGATCCGCGATTCCAAGTCTCCGCACTGGACCGGTGCGAACAGCTCTCCCCGGACGTTCGGGCACTTCGGCCAGTCCGGCACATTCCTGTGGGTGGACCCCGACGCCGGTGCTGCCGCCATCGCCCTCACGGACCGGGACTTCGGTCCCTGGGCGGCCGAAGTCTGGCCGCCGTTCACCGACGGCGTTCTCGCGGAGCTTCGCGGCGCCTAGCTTCGGTTGATCCGGGCCGGTGAGTGGTGGCTTGCACTTGGCGGGGAATCCTTCGTGCAGCTAGCGGGCTTATTGCGGCTTCTCGGAAATTCATCGTGCAGCTAACGGGCTCATTCCCGGTGTCCCGAAATCCTTCGTGCAGCTAACGGGCTCATTCAGGCGATTTTCGCCATCTTGATCCCCTGATCTGCACGAAGGATTTTTCAAAGCCCCGTGATCTGCACGAAGGATCGAAACCGGGTGCAGGTGGCGTCCGTTGTACAGATAACGGGCCTAAGTCCGCCTGATAAGCCCGTTATCTGTACTACGGACAGTGGCGAGCCGCCAGGCCGTAAAAAGCTCCTACCAGCGGCCGTTGCGGGGCCTCGGCTGGCAAACCGGACAGCTGTACGAGGAACGGTTCATGAAGGAATCGCGGCGGATCAGCGTGGAGAGCCCGGCGGCGGCACACCGGGGACACGGTTCACCCTCGCGGCCATAGGCGTTCAGGGACCGGGAGAAGTAACCGGATGCCCCGTTGACGTTGACGTACAGGGAGTCGAAGCTGGTGCCGCCGGCGGCCAGCGCCCGGGTCATGACATCGCGGGCGGACTCGACCAGGCGCAGCGCGTCGGCACGGCGCATGGTGTCGGTCGGCCGGGCAAAGTGCAGCTTCGCAGACCAGAGGGCCTCATCCGCGTAGATGTTGCCGACGCCGGAGATCAGGCCCTGGTCCAGTAAGGCACGCTTGATGCCGGTCCGACGCCTGCGCAGCCGGGCGTAAAACTCGTCAAAGGAGAACGCCGGGTCCAGCGGATCACGGGCAATATGGGCAGCTTCCTCCGGAATCAGCGGCAGCTCAGTCTCGGACAAACCGCCGGGAGCTCCGTCGGGAGTCGGCAGCAGGTCGGTGAGGAAGACTCCCCCGAAGATCCGCTGGTCCACGAAGCGCAGCTCGGAAGGCATGGGGGTCCCGTCGGCAGTCACCGCGGGGCTGAGCGTAAACCGGACTTTGAGGTGTTTCTCGTCGGGCAGGTGCGGATCTTCCATCAGCAACTGTCCGCTCATGCCCAGGTGCGCCATCAGCGCCAGGCGGGGAACGCCGTCGTCGTCCGCGTCCTGAACAGCGTCGACAACGGAAGCTTCCACCAGCGGCATCCACAGGAATTTGCCGCGGCGCACGACGTCGGTGACCACCGCACCCTCAAGGTTGCCGACAAGGTCCTCGGGACCGGCGGCGTGGCGCCGCACGGAGCGGGGATCGAGGATGTCGACGCCGGTGATGGTCCGGCCGCGGACCCATGAGGCCAGTCCGCGGCGGACCACTTCCACTTCGGGCAGTTCGGGCACGGAGCTAGGCTCCGGCGGCCGTGCTGCCTGAGGGGCAAATAATCTTCCAGGTGGCGGCGGCAGCTTCCTGCTCCGCTTCCTTCTTGGAGTGTCCCACGCCGGAACCGTACGGCTTGTCGCCGATGTTGAGCACGGCAACAAAGCTGCGGGAATGGTCGGGGCCGGAGCCGGTGACCTCGTAGTGGATATCGCCGAGCTTTCGGCTGGCGGCGATCTCCTGGATGCTGGTCTTCCAGTCGGTGCCGGCGCCCAGGGCGTCGGCGTTGCGCAGCAGCGGACCGATCAGGCGCATCACCATGGCCCGGGCGGTTTCCATCCCGTGGCAAAGGTAGACGGCGCCGATCAGGGCTTCGGTGGTGTCCGCCAGAATGGAGGACTTGTCCTTGCCGTTGGTCAACTTCTCACCCTGGCCCAGCAGGATGTACTGTCCCAGTTCAAGGTCGCGGGCCACGCCGGCCAGCGCGCGTGTGCTGACGACGGCGGCCCGGCGCTTGGCCAGGTCACCCTCGGACAGGTCCGGGTTGTCCCGGTACAGCGCGTCGGTGACGGAGAAGCCCAGGATGGAGTCACCCAGGAACTCGAGGCGTTCGTTCGTGGGGATGCCGCCCTGCTCGTAAGCGTAGGAGCGGTGCGTGAGGGCAAGACGAAGCGTCCCGGCGTCGATATCGACACCGAGACGCTTCAGAAGCTCTTCAGTATTCTTCACTTTTTGGTTCTGACCCGAAAAGCAGTATTCAACTCCCGGTCCGGAGAACCGCACCGGGAAAGGAACACTGTTTTAGACGTCCGCTACCTTGCGGCCCTTGTATTCAAGGAACAGCGCGGTACCAGCTGAGTCGGTCACGACCTTGGCCTGGTGAGGCAGGCTGTAGGTAACGCGGCCGTTCTCAACGGTCTTCACCAGGTTGGGGGCAGTTGCCTTCCACTGGGACCGGCGTGCACGCGTATTCGAGCGGGACATTTTCCGCTTGGGAACAGCCACGACTAACTCTCTTCTCTCTCGTCTGACTCTGTACTTGTTGCCGCAGAATTGTCTGCGGCGCTGCCAGCCAGCCCGGAGAGGGCTGCCCAGCGAGGATCCACTGTTTGGTGGTGGTGACCCGGATCCTCCTCAAGGCGCGCTCCGCATTCGGAGCAAAGGCCTTCGCAGTCCTCCCGGCACACCGGCTGGAACGGCAGGGTGGTAACCACTGCGTCCCGCAAAACCGGCTCAAGATCGATGACATCTCGCTCGATCCGGTGTTGCTCTTCTTCCTCTTCTGTTCCGAAAGACTCAGCGTCCTCGTAGTAGAAGAGTTCCTGCACATCGACTTCTTCGTCGTACGCGATGGGCTTCAGGCACCGTCCGCATTCTCCCTGAACGGGAGCGATGACGGTTCCGGATACTAAAATCCCCTCGTGCACGGCTTCGAACCTCAGGTCCAGATCGAGATCTGCTCCTTCCGGCACGCCGATAAGCGCAACACCGAAGTCCTTCGGTGCCGGAACATGTTCATGCATAGTCCGCATGACTCCCGGGCTGCGCCCGAGATCCTTGACACTAATGGTCAAGGGCGACGAACCCGGATTAATCCGCGACTGAACGCTAATGAGAACTCCTGTAGAACATAGACCGACATATCATCTTAGCCTGATACGGCCGATTCTCTCAAACTGCGCCGCACCAGGCACCAAATCGGGCCGGGCACGGGCTGCTCATTCCAGTTTACAGGCCAAGCGGCAGTCGGTTTACCGGGAGGCGTCCTGCTCGCATAGGCTGACGGAATGCCGTCCTCCCTCCGCGCCCTGCCGCACCGTCTGGTGCTCCGGCTGCAGCGCGGAGTTCCCCGGAGCGTGGATGCGGCGGTGGGCGGCGTGGTTTCGGTCCTGCTGATCTGGCTTTTCGCCGCCGCCAACCTCTTCTTCTATCCGCAGGCCGCTTCCGCAGACGGCCCGGTAAGGGCGGACGCCGTGGTGGTCCTTGCCGGCGCAGCCTCCGAGCGCTTTCCGGTGGGGCGGGAGCTGATCCGCGATGGCGCAGCCCCGGAACTGGTCCTCTCCAGCACGGAGACCCCGGGAAACGTGATGACGGATCAGTACTGCGACTACATGGCGGGCGACACGGTCACCGAGGACCCCGCCAGCGCCGCCGTGACCTGTTTCTTCCCCGAGCCCATGACCACGCGCGGCGAGGCCCGCGCCGTCGCCCGCCTGGCCGCGGACAACGGCTGGGATGAGCTCATTGTGGTCACCTCGCGCTATCACCTGCTGCGGGCGGAAACCAACATCAGCCAATGCACGACGGCGAAGGTCACCATGGTGGCGTCGGAACCGGATCTGTCGGCCAAGCAGTGGCTGGACAGGTTTGTGGAGGAAACCGGCGGGCTGGCGGCCGCGCTGCTGCGGCCGGCCTGCGCCAGCGCGATCTAAGCCTGCCGCGGCAACGGAAAAGCGTCCTGCAGTGCGTCCAGCGAAATACGCAGCCGCGGCAGAGACGCGTGGCGGGCGAGACGCACCGGATCCAGCGCGCGGGCCTGGGCGGCGGTAACGTCCACGCGGGTGACGGCGGATTCCTCCAGGGTGGTGAAGAAGTCCCGGAATTTGAAGGTGTCCCCCGCAATCACGGCGTCGCTGATTCGCACCCAGACCCACGGCACCCCGTAGGCCTGCGCCACAATGATCCCGTGCAGCGAGCTGGAGATGCAGGCCCGGGATCCGGCGATCTCCCGAACCACCTGTTCCATCCCCTGCCGGGCATCCACAACATGGACGCCTGCGTCCCCGGAATCCGGAAGCAATCCGCGGTGGTCCAGATGCGGCACCAACGCCACCCTCCCTTGGGACGGCTGCCCGTCCGGCACCGGCATGAAACGCGGCAGCAGCAGCGCAGGATCGCCGTAAACCTCAGGGACTGTCCAGCCCAGCTGCGAACGCAGCTCGGCGCCGGTGAGTGCGCCGCGCACGGCATGGACCCGAACCCCGTGCAGTCCGGCCAGGCGTTCAATTACCGCGGGCTCCGGCGTCCGCATCAGGCCCGTGCCCCACACCCGGGTGCCGTCCTGTTCCAGCCAGCCCGCCGTGGAGCCCACGGTGAGCAGCGGCGGAACGTCCAGCTGCCGCCGCCATCCGTTGACCGGTTTCAGGCCGCTGATCTGCCGGACCAGCCAGGGGCCGACGGCGTCGCCAAAGTTCGCGCGCTCATCCCACCACAACAGATTGACGCAGCCTTCCGGGACCTGCCGGACCCCGGAAGCCACGGCCGCCGACGGTGCCAGCATGGCCGGGAGCCGCCGCCGGACATCTTCCAGTGCCACCCACTGCTGTTCGGGCGTGGCATCCGGCGGCAGGTAGGCCATCAGGTGGCGCTCGGTGCCGGGTCCCGCCGGAGACTCCTCGTCAAGGATGAGGTCGGCTTCGCCCAGCAGGGCATTACGGAGCAGCGCCGCGCCGGGGACGGCATCCGGTGACATGCTTTCCGTTCCCCCGCCGGCCCTGGAAACGGCACGGACGGAAACGGCACGGACGGAAACGGCTGTGCGCGGACCGGCGGCGCCGTCGTTCAGTTCAATGAGCTCCAGCGCAAGCCGGACGCCCGCCGTCCCGGAACCAGCCAGTTCCGGGAATTCCAGCTCGAAGACCACGGGTTCCGGTGTCTGCCCGGGCGGGAGGAGCGGGCGGACCCTCGGCGGCATGCCGCTAAGCGCCCTGTTCCTGGTACAGCCGGCGATACGCGGCGCGGGGCACCAGTTCCGAAACGTCACCGCCCAGGGAGGAAACTTCCTTGATCAGGGTCGACGAGAGATGCGTGTAGCGGCTTTCGGCCGGCAGGAACACGGTCTCGATGCCGGTTAGGTGTCGGTTCATGACAGC
This genomic interval from Arthrobacter sunyaminii contains the following:
- a CDS encoding alpha/beta fold hydrolase → MVAQLWPGVPESWSSFVQVPSTAAVDRPETVHKWHVLDNGPELAARGVEPAGTLLCVHGNPTWSYLWRSLLAAGSEAEQPWRVIAVDQLDMGFSARTGAFRRLEDRITDLGDLTDAMGLTGKVITVGHDWGGVISLGWALKHRSQLAGIILTNTAVHPAGFDVPPALRLALHPAVHGWGTQTTDAFIRVTHSLAQPALAPDVRAAFAAPYRGSARRKGVANFVADIPADSTHPSWRTLNRVADGIKRLDVPALLLWGPKDPVFSDRYLRDLMDRLPQADVHRFEGASHLLPEDVDITAPVFSWLEKGPGTENREIRNRNVAGLSVFRPMLAELDERDGDSSPAVVDMAPLGAPAGTPPATLSWAELAARVNQLAAGLSAAGVRAGDRVNLLVPPGIELTSLIYACLRLGAVIVVADAGLGTKGMGRAIKGAGPAYIVGIERALTGARLFGWPGIRISAETLSPAKARLLGVKHSVPELIAAGKDASAGKDPDEPWLRTDPDADAAVLFTSGSTGPAKGVVYTHRQLTAMRDALKNTYNLRAGTSLVAGFAPFALLGPALGATSVTPDMDVTSPRTLTAAALADAAAAVNATTVFASPAALGNVLATSADLTEDQRKALQQVELLLSAGAPIPEPLLARVSALTPNAELHTPYGMTEALPVTDISLDEIRAAGAGNGVCVGTPVSEAQVAIAALSPEGTVGDTPLVEPNLTGEILVSAPHVKDRYDRLWITESKSSSLPGWHRTGDVGHLDEQGRLWVEGRLGHILTTPGGVVTPVAAEQAAESVAAVGRAAVVGVGPAGAQVPVAVLELTDPVRRPGTAPQDLAAAVRTAVAAGAGLELAAVLVLPAMPTDIRHNSKIDRTALAGWAETILAGGSAKVPGTGGRK
- a CDS encoding 3-oxoacyl-ACP synthase III, which gives rise to MTGNFNFQHNNTALLSVTSVEAPVVMTSAEFDERLAPSLKRLRLSKRLLERVAGVSERRWWSPGTNFDDAAIEAGAKAIAEAGVEPSEIGLLINTSVTRRNLEPSVAVKIHHQLGLPSSALNFDLANACLGFVNGITMAANMIESGQIKYALIVAGEDAQGTQEATFKRLNSPDSTRQDYLREFATLTLGSGAAAAVIGRADDHPGSHRIVGGVSRAGTQHHELCVGGVDGMYTDTKGLLDGGLELVVDAWNEAHDDKGWDWRSMDRYVTHQVSNSYTNAIIKAVDLVRERVPITFPRWGNVGPASLPMTLAQEARTLNPGDRVLCMGVGSGLNTTMMEIAW
- a CDS encoding polysaccharide pyruvyl transferase family protein produces the protein MPPRVRPLLPPGQTPEPVVFELEFPELAGSGTAGVRLALELIELNDGAAGPRTAVSVRAVSVRAVSRAGGGTESMSPDAVPGAALLRNALLGEADLILDEESPAGPGTERHLMAYLPPDATPEQQWVALEDVRRRLPAMLAPSAAVASGVRQVPEGCVNLLWWDERANFGDAVGPWLVRQISGLKPVNGWRRQLDVPPLLTVGSTAGWLEQDGTRVWGTGLMRTPEPAVIERLAGLHGVRVHAVRGALTGAELRSQLGWTVPEVYGDPALLLPRFMPVPDGQPSQGRVALVPHLDHRGLLPDSGDAGVHVVDARQGMEQVVREIAGSRACISSSLHGIIVAQAYGVPWVWVRISDAVIAGDTFKFRDFFTTLEESAVTRVDVTAAQARALDPVRLARHASLPRLRISLDALQDAFPLPRQA
- the rpmF gene encoding 50S ribosomal protein L32 — translated: MAVPKRKMSRSNTRARRSQWKATAPNLVKTVENGRVTYSLPHQAKVVTDSAGTALFLEYKGRKVADV
- a CDS encoding NAD-dependent epimerase/dehydratase family protein; the protein is MSSVPTPAAPRRVLVTGASGLLGGAVARLLAEKGHTVRTLQRTPMSGTGTVGMESVAGSVADPAAAARAVAGMDAVVHLAAKVSFTGEWQDFVDTNITGTRTLIDAAKGAGVRDFVFVSSPSVAHFGEPIAGAGAGTADPERARGFYARSKAAAELLALAEDSPSFRVGAIRPHIVWGPGDTQLVERVIDRARSGRLPLLNGGTALIDTTYIANAAAAIVRGLERMDHAHGQALVVTNGEPRPVGELLAGICTAAGVTPPAWSVPGWLARGAGSVIERAWLAAGTRGLVHDEPPMTRFLAEQLSTSHWFDQRRTREVLDWTPEVTVEDGMRRLAAHYGGASA
- the rnc gene encoding ribonuclease III, encoding MKNTEELLKRLGVDIDAGTLRLALTHRSYAYEQGGIPTNERLEFLGDSILGFSVTDALYRDNPDLSEGDLAKRRAAVVSTRALAGVARDLELGQYILLGQGEKLTNGKDKSSILADTTEALIGAVYLCHGMETARAMVMRLIGPLLRNADALGAGTDWKTSIQEIAASRKLGDIHYEVTGSGPDHSRSFVAVLNIGDKPYGSGVGHSKKEAEQEAAAATWKIICPSGSTAAGA
- a CDS encoding serine hydrolase domain-containing protein, which codes for MDSVKVIENWPVEHAAAAVILADGSVAGTHGDVERRFPLASVTKLLTAYSMLVALDEGALELDQPAGPEGSTVRHLLAHSAGYDFADRTVRYAPGTRRLYSNAGFEVLGETLEEATGISMADYLREGVLAPLGMTSTTLEGSPAAGAVSTVADLSRFAAELQNPALTAPGRLAEATTVVFPGLAGVLPGFGRQKENDWGLGFEIRDSKSPHWTGANSSPRTFGHFGQSGTFLWVDPDAGAAAIALTDRDFGPWAAEVWPPFTDGVLAELRGA
- a CDS encoding YdcF family protein, producing the protein MPSSLRALPHRLVLRLQRGVPRSVDAAVGGVVSVLLIWLFAAANLFFYPQAASADGPVRADAVVVLAGAASERFPVGRELIRDGAAPELVLSSTETPGNVMTDQYCDYMAGDTVTEDPASAAVTCFFPEPMTTRGEARAVARLAADNGWDELIVVTSRYHLLRAETNISQCTTAKVTMVASEPDLSAKQWLDRFVEETGGLAAALLRPACASAI
- a CDS encoding YceD family protein — protein: MTISVKDLGRSPGVMRTMHEHVPAPKDFGVALIGVPEGADLDLDLRFEAVHEGILVSGTVIAPVQGECGRCLKPIAYDEEVDVQELFYYEDAESFGTEEEEEQHRIERDVIDLEPVLRDAVVTTLPFQPVCREDCEGLCSECGARLEEDPGHHHQTVDPRWAALSGLAGSAADNSAATSTESDEREES
- the mutM gene encoding bifunctional DNA-formamidopyrimidine glycosylase/DNA-(apurinic or apyrimidinic site) lyase — its product is MPELPEVEVVRRGLASWVRGRTITGVDILDPRSVRRHAAGPEDLVGNLEGAVVTDVVRRGKFLWMPLVEASVVDAVQDADDDGVPRLALMAHLGMSGQLLMEDPHLPDEKHLKVRFTLSPAVTADGTPMPSELRFVDQRIFGGVFLTDLLPTPDGAPGGLSETELPLIPEEAAHIARDPLDPAFSFDEFYARLRRRRTGIKRALLDQGLISGVGNIYADEALWSAKLHFARPTDTMRRADALRLVESARDVMTRALAAGGTSFDSLYVNVNGASGYFSRSLNAYGREGEPCPRCAAAGLSTLIRRDSFMNRSSYSCPVCQPRPRNGRW